In Propionispora vibrioides, the sequence GAATTATTAAATGTTAGAGGAGCAGGACATGTCTCATTACCGCTAATTTCGGATTTGGCAGACTATTTGGATTTGGAATTCGATTCTGCCAATGAAAGTGTAAAAATAGCACTTAGCAAAGTACAAAAAGATCAGTATGGGAAGACATATACGCAGGACTATAATCTCTTTGCGAAAAGCTATAATGGTGGACCAATAAACATAACAGTCAGAAATAACATTTTAACGCTAAACATTAACGGGCAAGAAGTTTCATATGATCGGTTTATTTATTTAAAAGATAGCTTGATTATTGTGTCAGGTGACAATAGCCTTGAGGGAGATGCTAAGTACATACCATAAGTGAATGCTTTACGTATTAGATGGGAGGTCATAAAGTGATATTAAAGTGGGGACTGTATGGCGGCATAATTGGATTTATTGGGATGGGAATCATGTCGATTAATTCAATAGGATTTTCCCAGGTGATTGCCAATGGATTTGGTGAGTTCATAAAGACATGTGCGGTTATGGGGGTAGCCGGATTTTGCATTGGCGCAGTTTTAAGCAGGTGGATAATGAGGCACTTTTGAGAAGTAATTAGGCTTAATAGCTGGACAAATTATTGTCCAGCTATTTTTACGCCTATCCAAGGAGAGAGGTGGCATTGATGCGGCTGTTAAGATACGGACAACGGTACTGGGCAATATATGACAAGAATGGAGAATTGATATGTGTGACGGTTTATAAAAAGGGGGCTTTAGAGGTAATGAAACGCTTGAATAATAACGAGAGAGAAGAAAGTGATCTTTAGCTTTAAATATGGAAAGCAAGTATGTGTTAGCATTTGCTTGCTTTTTTTACAGTACCGAAAAGTAAATTCTGTTTTCATAAATATATATTATGACCTTGATATCCATGCTAGATGGATAGTCTAATCCACTAGGAACACATTATCATAAATAAAGTTTTAGGGAAATTTGATATTTATATTTAAGGTTAAAGAATATAGTTCGTCCTATAAAAGCAATTGAATAGGCCTAAAAAGGAGAACATAATTCTAAAAAATCTATAACAAAGGATGGGTTTATTATGTTTGATGATTATGAGGATATTCTAACAGTATCACAAATAATGGAAATTTTGTACATTGGGAAAAATACAGCATATAGATTGTTGAATTCAGGCCAAATTAAATCCTTCAAAATTGGTAAAGTGCATAAAGTACCTCGAAGAGCTCTTGAAAGATACATTTTAGATAAATGCAATAAATAGTCTAATTATATTTAATCATTAGAGATGCTGTAATATCGCAGGAATAATATTGATTTATGACGAAGTTTACTCACATAGAATATGATTGGATGGTAAGTATGTATAAAATTATTGATTTATTTTGTGGTGCCGGAGGCCTTTCTCTTGGCTTTAGCGAGGAATTCGGCCATCATTTCAAGCCTGTATGGGCTAACGACTTTAATCAATATGCCGCAAATACTTATAATGAGAACTTTGGAAAGCACTGTGTTGTAGGGGATATTGTTGATTTGTTAAATGATTCCCAAATCAGTATTCCTAAGGCGGATGTTGTTATTGGAGGACCACCGTGTCAAGGATTCAGCCTATTAAATAAAAATCGTGATGGTGATATAAGAAGACATCTTTGGCTCCCTTTTATGGAAGTTGTGGAACGTTCAGGTGCGGATATTTTTGTTATGGAAAATGTTCCGCAACTACTCAATTCTAGAGAGTATGAAGATATTGTCCGACATGCAATCAATTTGGGATTTTTCCCTCCGGTAAAAGCTAAATTATGCGCTGCCGATTATGGTGTTCCTCAGGTCCGGTATAGGGCTTTTATCATCGGGTGTCGTTTTACAGACCCTAGTGATTTCTTTCCTCCGCTAAAAACGCACATTAATCCTAATTTTAGTATGAAATTGTCTGCGGACTTGCAGAAAGAGTACGTGAAAAATCCTAGACCTTGGCAGACTGTTCGGGAAGCAATTGGAGACTTACCCTATCCGGAAGGAACGGAGATTCGGAAAGATTTTTCTCCTCCGTTGGACCTTCATTTTGGAAGAAATCCTACAGAAATTAGTCTTAAACGATATATGTCAATACCTAATGAAGGTATGAATCGCTTTGATTTGCAACGGATTGCACCTGAAATAACACCACGGTGTTGGATAGAGAAGACTTCGGGCGGTACGGACTTATTTGGGAGGCTTTGGTGGGATAAACCTTCGGTTACAATACGTACAGAGTTTTTTAAACCTGAGAAGGGGCGCTATTTGCACCCTTGTCAACATCGTCCGATTACTCACCGTGAAGCGGCAAGGATTCAATCATTTCCTGATTCTTTCCTATTTCTTGGTAGTAAAATAGAGATTGCAAAGCAAATTGGCAACGCTGTTCCGCCTCTTCTTGCTTCTCAAGTTGCGGGATGTATAGAAAAAATTCTAAAAAAGAAAGACAAAGAAAAAAGTGCCTGATAAATTTGACAGTATCAAAAGAAGTCAAATAATGTCTCGAGTTAAAGTAAAGAATACTGCTCCTGAGATCAAGTTGAGAAGCATTCTTCATCGGCATGGGTTTAGATTCCGATTGAACCGAAGTGATCTTCCAGGTAAGCCCGATATTGTACTGCCTAAATATAAGACGGTTATATTTGTACATGGTTGCTTTTGGCATGGTCATTACTGCAAGAGGGGAAAACGGCCTAAAACAAACGAAGAGTTTTGGAATAAAAAAATTGATGGTAATATCAAACGGGATGAATTAAACATAAAGAGACTTGAAGAACTTGGCTGGAGAGTTTTAGTTGTTTGGGAATGTGAGATAAAAGATAAGGACCTGCTAGGGCGCATAGAGAACTTTTTGAGCAGAATGCCTGCTGGTAGTTGGTAAATTTTTGTTTTAATAAGGAGCGAATAACTTGGTTAGACGATCTATGCCTAATAATGATCCTGAAAAATTGCGGCAGTCTTTGGTGGAGTTGTTAACAAACTTTGCTGTGGAGCTTAAGAAAAGTGATATCCGAACCAAGGTCATAGCTTTGATTCCTGCATTTCACAAATTAAGGGATTTAGGTAGTTCATTTATCCCAAAAGATGAGGCACCTTCAGCTCGTGATAGAATTATCTCCTACTTATTACAATATCCTTATAAGGTAATTGATGGGGAAGAATTGATGGTGGTTTCAGGTATAGGCGAATGGGCTCGGCGTGTACGCGAACTACGTGTACAATTTGGGTGGTGGATTTATTCCGGTGTTACGTTTGGAGATATTGCTGATGAAGAGGAGACGGTAAATGCTTTAAACGATATGGGGATTGACTCCACAAAAATTAAGCCGGATCAGTATGTACTTATGAGAACTGAACAAGATCGGGATGCTGCACTTCGCTGGAATGTAATTAACGAAATAAGAAGGAAAAAAATATCGGTTAAAGATAAGATTATTGAATACTTACGCAAAAATGTAGGAGTGCAAATTACTGGTGAAGAATTGAAATATCTTGCTAATGATGCAAAAGAGTGGGCAAGACGAGTTAGAGAATTACGTACAGAAGAAGGTTGGCCAATCGTTACTAAAAACAGTGGGCGAAGCGACTTGCCTGTTGGGGTTTATATCTTGGAGGAAGATAAACAAGCATATGAACATGACCGGAGAATACCTGATGAGATACGTGTGGCGGTTCTTAAAAGGGACAAATTTAAATGTGTTGAATGTGGTTGGGATAGAACGATACTTCGACGAGAAGATCCTCGGAAAATGATTGAACTTCATCATAAGCATCAGCACAAGGATGGTGGTGAAAATACTGTAGAAAATTTAATTTCACTTTGCAATGTTTGTCATGATAAAGTACATAGAAAATAAACATAACTATTGTTATTTGTCAGGGAGGATAGGTTGAACACATAGCAGAAATTCCTTGCCGTACTTATCCTGTGAGTATAAAACATTAACTTCCATAAAATGTTAATTTTGGCTGAGGCAGTGTGTGATATAAGCTGCTCTGCTGAAGCATACTAAATATTAATATAAAGCTGTTCACATTAGGCAGTAATAACTTTCTGTGTCTTAGCTTAGGGAATATCATAGTATGTAATACATGGATTTTCGCATTGGATTGAGTGTAGTGGAAAGTTCTATAGCAATGAATTCTAGTTTATATTAAAGGGAATAAACATTTTGTAAGGAAAATAAAAAGTATCATATTAAAATCAAATGAAGGTGAATAAAATGATGTTTACTGTAGATGCGGAGAATATTGTTTATGTTACTTTTCTTAAAGAATATAAAAATCAAATTAAAACAGAACGAAAAGCAATTTCTATAGAACAAATAAAGAGATTTACAGAAAAGGCACAAGCCGTTATGAATGATTGTAACTTTGAAATATCGGAGAATTCGATATGTTCAGCAGTTGAATTTTATTCAAATATATTTGAGTGGCGGAATGATAAAATAACTTTTGTTAGTGAGTATGAAAATAAATTCCATGAACTTGAAGCTGTATTTTCGAGAAGATTACCTAATCGTGTATCAAAGGCACTACAAGAAATCGTTCAAGCTGAATAAAGAGGGTAGTTGCTAATGGATTCGAAATATAAAGTAATTAAAGATTCTGTCCATGGATATATAGAAATACCGGAAGTAATAATTGATCATATTATAGATACTCCGCATTTTCAACGTTTAAATAGAATTGAGCAAACTAGTATGCGGGTTTTATATCCGTCTGCCAGACATGATAGATTTATTCATTCGATTGGGACATATTATTTAGGCTGTAAGGCTTTTAGAT encodes:
- a CDS encoding helix-turn-helix domain-containing protein; translated protein: MFDDYEDILTVSQIMEILYIGKNTAYRLLNSGQIKSFKIGKVHKVPRRALERYILDKCNK
- a CDS encoding DNA cytosine methyltransferase, which gives rise to MYKIIDLFCGAGGLSLGFSEEFGHHFKPVWANDFNQYAANTYNENFGKHCVVGDIVDLLNDSQISIPKADVVIGGPPCQGFSLLNKNRDGDIRRHLWLPFMEVVERSGADIFVMENVPQLLNSREYEDIVRHAINLGFFPPVKAKLCAADYGVPQVRYRAFIIGCRFTDPSDFFPPLKTHINPNFSMKLSADLQKEYVKNPRPWQTVREAIGDLPYPEGTEIRKDFSPPLDLHFGRNPTEISLKRYMSIPNEGMNRFDLQRIAPEITPRCWIEKTSGGTDLFGRLWWDKPSVTIRTEFFKPEKGRYLHPCQHRPITHREAARIQSFPDSFLFLGSKIEIAKQIGNAVPPLLASQVAGCIEKILKKKDKEKSA
- a CDS encoding very short patch repair endonuclease, with amino-acid sequence MPDKFDSIKRSQIMSRVKVKNTAPEIKLRSILHRHGFRFRLNRSDLPGKPDIVLPKYKTVIFVHGCFWHGHYCKRGKRPKTNEEFWNKKIDGNIKRDELNIKRLEELGWRVLVVWECEIKDKDLLGRIENFLSRMPAGSW
- a CDS encoding HNH endonuclease, encoding MVRRSMPNNDPEKLRQSLVELLTNFAVELKKSDIRTKVIALIPAFHKLRDLGSSFIPKDEAPSARDRIISYLLQYPYKVIDGEELMVVSGIGEWARRVRELRVQFGWWIYSGVTFGDIADEEETVNALNDMGIDSTKIKPDQYVLMRTEQDRDAALRWNVINEIRRKKISVKDKIIEYLRKNVGVQITGEELKYLANDAKEWARRVRELRTEEGWPIVTKNSGRSDLPVGVYILEEDKQAYEHDRRIPDEIRVAVLKRDKFKCVECGWDRTILRREDPRKMIELHHKHQHKDGGENTVENLISLCNVCHDKVHRK